Proteins found in one Aethina tumida isolate Nest 87 chromosome 1, icAetTumi1.1, whole genome shotgun sequence genomic segment:
- the LOC109601638 gene encoding patj homolog isoform X2 produces the protein MHLNADISSALQLLEDIKNTVDELGDPKLQVNTYQDLNLLISVLENPVFRSIVTVQDSLSELNQQLGQHPSILPVDFDITASGELVLNVPPAGELYDPDYTDDFQTNRDFDEQRVPSAPISPGSPQVATFNNNPDNKMILINSKTINGGLCNQDALRLLQNNPGFNHDDDIIHRSPSVSSDASKTGSDTLLKSEWSQVESIDLINDGTGLGFGIVGMRNMGVVVKTILPGGVADRDGRLQSGDHILQIGEVNLHEMGSEQVATVLRQSGTHVRLIVARPVDISSTEYKYLGSSAPLVPTRLLNDCVELDRYLIQHKYSPIFHKDQVSEMYQYDQSKPPYTGLSRVPASPSLPLLNLDMAVKMPEMEKFVVELKKDANGLGITIAGYVCEKEELSGIFVKSVSKGSAADVSGRIKVNDRIVEVDGQSLQGYTNLQAVEVLRNCGNVVKLCLERYLHGPKYEQLQQAIAASEIKPTSPPEVPRYPKEDDGNLVLNGESKEDTHSDLFSNVKKEEKPVLSEDEIIAKWKKIMGDETEIVVAQLTKFGEKGGLGISLEGTVDVEDGKEVRPHHYIRSILAEGPVGKNGTLKSGDELLEVNGHKLLGMNHHEVVSILKELPINVCMVCGRSPVNLFDTQESAYSERSPLTRSLHNLLPASDRLVKAKSDGSLASSIAAVGPSNASFNKMKSRSLEPLTGLAMWSSDPQIIELVKGERGLGFSILDYQDPIDPNDTVIVIRSLVPGGVAQLDGRLIPGDRLLFVNDTVLENASLDQAVQALKGAPKGIVRIGVAKPLPIPDTAVHSSFTEMDPHRLLTTTLK, from the exons ATGCATCTGAATGCGGACATTTCGAGTGCGTTGCAGCTATTGGAGGACATAAAGAACACAGTGGACGAGCTGGGCGATCCGAAGCTGCAGGTGAACACATATCAGGACCTCAATTTGCTGATATCCGTACTCGAGAATCCCGTATTCAGGAGCATAGTGACCGTACAAGATTCGCTGAGCGAACTGAACCAACAACTGGGCCAACATCCCTCGATACTGCCAGTCGATTTCGATATAACAGCGTCGGGCGAATTGGTGTTAAATGTGCCCCCAGCTGGCGAACTGTACGATCCGGACTACACGGACGATTTCCAGACGAACAGGGACTTCGACGAGCAGCGAGTGCCGTCCGCCCCCATTTCACCGGGGTCGCCGCAGGTCGCCACTTTCAACAATAATCCAGACAATAAGATGATCCTGATCAACAGCAAAACAATAAATGGGGGGCTCTGCAACCAGGAC GCTTTGAGGTTGTTACAAAACAACCCAGGTTTCAACCATGACGATGACATAATACACAGGTCCCCGTCAGTCAGTAGTGACGCTTCCAAAACTGGATCAGACACGCTGTTGAAGAGCGAGTGGTCACAAGTTGAAAGTATAGATTTGATAAATGATGGCACTGGCTTAGGATTTGGCATTGTTGGTATGAGGAACATGGGGGTCGTTGTTAAGACCATCCTTCCTGGTGGGGTGGCTGATCGAGATGGCAGACTTCAAAGTGGTGATCACATTTTACAG ATTGGCGAGGTGAACTTACACGAAATGGGTTCGGAACAGGTGGCCACGGTGCTGAGACAGTCGGGCACCCACGTGCGTCTAATAGTGGCACGTCCCGTGGACATCAGTTCAACCGAGTACAAATATTTGGGCAGCTCCGCACCCCTGGTGCCTACCAGATTGCTGAACGACTGCGTGGAATTGGACAGGTACTTGATACAGCACAAGTACTCGCCGATCTTCCACAAGGATCAAGTGAGTGAGATGTACCAATACGACCAGTCGAAACCGCCGTACACCGGACTGTCGAGGGTGCCCGCCTCACCGTCGTTGCCTTTGCTTAATCTGGACATGGCCGTCAAAATGCCAGAGATGGAGAAGTTCGTCGTTGAGCTGAAGAAGGACGCGAACGGATTGGGAATAACGATCGCCGGCTATGTATGTGAGAAAGAGGAACTGTCGGGTATATTTGTAAAGAGTGTGAGCAAGGGCAGTGCGGCCGATGTAAGTGGCAGGATAAAAGTAAACGATAGAATTGTCGAAGTGGATGGGCAATCATTGCAAGGTTACACCAACCTGCAGGCCGTTGAGGTGCTTAGAAATTGCGGGAACGTGGTGAAACTGTGCCTGGAAAGATACTTGCACGGACCTAAATATGAACAGTTGCAGCAAGCAATAGCGGCAAGTGAAATAAAACCGACTTCGCCACCAGAAGTGCCACG ataTCCTAAAGAAGACGACGGGAATTTAGTTCTTAACGGAGAGAGCAAAGAAGATACTCACTCCGACTTATTTAGCAACGTTAAAAAGGAAGAGAAACCCGTTCTTTCCGAAGACGAAATCATAGCCAAGTGGAAAAAGATAATGGGCGACGAAACTGAGATAGTGGTGGCCCAGTTGACTAAATTCGGGGAAAAGGGAGGCCTGGGTATTAGTCTGGAGGGCACCGTGGACGTGGAGGATGGCAAAGAAGTACGTCCCCACCACTACATACGATCGATCCTCGCCGAAGGACCGGTGGGCAAGAATGGCACCCTCAAGTCCGGCGACGAGTTGCTAGAAGTCAACGGCCACAAACTCCTAGGCATGAACCACCACGAGGTGGTCAGCATACTGAAAGAACTACCCATCAACGTGTGCATGGTGTGTGGCCGCAGCCCCGTCAATCTATTCGACACGCAGGAGTCCGCTTATTCGGAAAGATCGCCTCTGACCCGCAGCTTGCACAATTTATTACCGGCCTCGGATAGATTAGTCAAAGCCAAGTCGGACGGATCACTGGCCAGCAGCATAGCGGCGGTGGGGCCGTCGAACGCGTCGTTCAATAAGATGAAGTCACGGTCCCTGGAACCGCTCACCGGCCTCGCCATGTGGAGTTCCGATCCACAGATCATCGAGCTGGTGAAGGGCGAACGCGGCCTCGGATTCTCGATACTGGACTATCAGGATCCGATCGATCCGAACGACACGGTCATCGTTATCAGGAGCTTAGTGCCTGGCGGCGTCGCCCAGTTGGACGGTAGGCTCATACCCGGCGACCGGCTGCTTTTCGTCAATGACACTGTTTTGGAAAACGCGTCCCTGGATCAGGCGGTGCAAGCCCTGAAGGGCGCCCCCAAGGGCATTGTTAGGATAGGCGTGGCGAAGCCCCTGCCCATTCCCGACACGGCCGTTCACAGCTCGTTCACCGAAATGGATCCGCATAGACTACTTACAACGACACTCAAGTAA
- the LOC109601638 gene encoding patj homolog isoform X1, translating into MHLNADISSALQLLEDIKNTVDELGDPKLQVNTYQDLNLLISVLENPVFRSIVTVQDSLSELNQQLGQHPSILPVDFDITASGELVLNVPPAGELYDPDYTDDFQTNRDFDEQRVPSAPISPGSPQVATFNNNPDNKMILINSKTINGGLCNQDQALRLLQNNPGFNHDDDIIHRSPSVSSDASKTGSDTLLKSEWSQVESIDLINDGTGLGFGIVGMRNMGVVVKTILPGGVADRDGRLQSGDHILQIGEVNLHEMGSEQVATVLRQSGTHVRLIVARPVDISSTEYKYLGSSAPLVPTRLLNDCVELDRYLIQHKYSPIFHKDQVSEMYQYDQSKPPYTGLSRVPASPSLPLLNLDMAVKMPEMEKFVVELKKDANGLGITIAGYVCEKEELSGIFVKSVSKGSAADVSGRIKVNDRIVEVDGQSLQGYTNLQAVEVLRNCGNVVKLCLERYLHGPKYEQLQQAIAASEIKPTSPPEVPRYPKEDDGNLVLNGESKEDTHSDLFSNVKKEEKPVLSEDEIIAKWKKIMGDETEIVVAQLTKFGEKGGLGISLEGTVDVEDGKEVRPHHYIRSILAEGPVGKNGTLKSGDELLEVNGHKLLGMNHHEVVSILKELPINVCMVCGRSPVNLFDTQESAYSERSPLTRSLHNLLPASDRLVKAKSDGSLASSIAAVGPSNASFNKMKSRSLEPLTGLAMWSSDPQIIELVKGERGLGFSILDYQDPIDPNDTVIVIRSLVPGGVAQLDGRLIPGDRLLFVNDTVLENASLDQAVQALKGAPKGIVRIGVAKPLPIPDTAVHSSFTEMDPHRLLTTTLK; encoded by the exons ATGCATCTGAATGCGGACATTTCGAGTGCGTTGCAGCTATTGGAGGACATAAAGAACACAGTGGACGAGCTGGGCGATCCGAAGCTGCAGGTGAACACATATCAGGACCTCAATTTGCTGATATCCGTACTCGAGAATCCCGTATTCAGGAGCATAGTGACCGTACAAGATTCGCTGAGCGAACTGAACCAACAACTGGGCCAACATCCCTCGATACTGCCAGTCGATTTCGATATAACAGCGTCGGGCGAATTGGTGTTAAATGTGCCCCCAGCTGGCGAACTGTACGATCCGGACTACACGGACGATTTCCAGACGAACAGGGACTTCGACGAGCAGCGAGTGCCGTCCGCCCCCATTTCACCGGGGTCGCCGCAGGTCGCCACTTTCAACAATAATCCAGACAATAAGATGATCCTGATCAACAGCAAAACAATAAATGGGGGGCTCTGCAACCAGGAC CAGGCTTTGAGGTTGTTACAAAACAACCCAGGTTTCAACCATGACGATGACATAATACACAGGTCCCCGTCAGTCAGTAGTGACGCTTCCAAAACTGGATCAGACACGCTGTTGAAGAGCGAGTGGTCACAAGTTGAAAGTATAGATTTGATAAATGATGGCACTGGCTTAGGATTTGGCATTGTTGGTATGAGGAACATGGGGGTCGTTGTTAAGACCATCCTTCCTGGTGGGGTGGCTGATCGAGATGGCAGACTTCAAAGTGGTGATCACATTTTACAG ATTGGCGAGGTGAACTTACACGAAATGGGTTCGGAACAGGTGGCCACGGTGCTGAGACAGTCGGGCACCCACGTGCGTCTAATAGTGGCACGTCCCGTGGACATCAGTTCAACCGAGTACAAATATTTGGGCAGCTCCGCACCCCTGGTGCCTACCAGATTGCTGAACGACTGCGTGGAATTGGACAGGTACTTGATACAGCACAAGTACTCGCCGATCTTCCACAAGGATCAAGTGAGTGAGATGTACCAATACGACCAGTCGAAACCGCCGTACACCGGACTGTCGAGGGTGCCCGCCTCACCGTCGTTGCCTTTGCTTAATCTGGACATGGCCGTCAAAATGCCAGAGATGGAGAAGTTCGTCGTTGAGCTGAAGAAGGACGCGAACGGATTGGGAATAACGATCGCCGGCTATGTATGTGAGAAAGAGGAACTGTCGGGTATATTTGTAAAGAGTGTGAGCAAGGGCAGTGCGGCCGATGTAAGTGGCAGGATAAAAGTAAACGATAGAATTGTCGAAGTGGATGGGCAATCATTGCAAGGTTACACCAACCTGCAGGCCGTTGAGGTGCTTAGAAATTGCGGGAACGTGGTGAAACTGTGCCTGGAAAGATACTTGCACGGACCTAAATATGAACAGTTGCAGCAAGCAATAGCGGCAAGTGAAATAAAACCGACTTCGCCACCAGAAGTGCCACG ataTCCTAAAGAAGACGACGGGAATTTAGTTCTTAACGGAGAGAGCAAAGAAGATACTCACTCCGACTTATTTAGCAACGTTAAAAAGGAAGAGAAACCCGTTCTTTCCGAAGACGAAATCATAGCCAAGTGGAAAAAGATAATGGGCGACGAAACTGAGATAGTGGTGGCCCAGTTGACTAAATTCGGGGAAAAGGGAGGCCTGGGTATTAGTCTGGAGGGCACCGTGGACGTGGAGGATGGCAAAGAAGTACGTCCCCACCACTACATACGATCGATCCTCGCCGAAGGACCGGTGGGCAAGAATGGCACCCTCAAGTCCGGCGACGAGTTGCTAGAAGTCAACGGCCACAAACTCCTAGGCATGAACCACCACGAGGTGGTCAGCATACTGAAAGAACTACCCATCAACGTGTGCATGGTGTGTGGCCGCAGCCCCGTCAATCTATTCGACACGCAGGAGTCCGCTTATTCGGAAAGATCGCCTCTGACCCGCAGCTTGCACAATTTATTACCGGCCTCGGATAGATTAGTCAAAGCCAAGTCGGACGGATCACTGGCCAGCAGCATAGCGGCGGTGGGGCCGTCGAACGCGTCGTTCAATAAGATGAAGTCACGGTCCCTGGAACCGCTCACCGGCCTCGCCATGTGGAGTTCCGATCCACAGATCATCGAGCTGGTGAAGGGCGAACGCGGCCTCGGATTCTCGATACTGGACTATCAGGATCCGATCGATCCGAACGACACGGTCATCGTTATCAGGAGCTTAGTGCCTGGCGGCGTCGCCCAGTTGGACGGTAGGCTCATACCCGGCGACCGGCTGCTTTTCGTCAATGACACTGTTTTGGAAAACGCGTCCCTGGATCAGGCGGTGCAAGCCCTGAAGGGCGCCCCCAAGGGCATTGTTAGGATAGGCGTGGCGAAGCCCCTGCCCATTCCCGACACGGCCGTTCACAGCTCGTTCACCGAAATGGATCCGCATAGACTACTTACAACGACACTCAAGTAA
- the LOC109601628 gene encoding AP-3 complex subunit beta-2, producing MLTPTSHNMSNNGSYSNDRSSSIEPEYAVDPALGGFFHSDFKKHDDLKEMLDSNKDSLKLEAMKRIIGMVAKGRDASVLFPAVVKNVVSKNIEVKKLVYVYLERYAEEQQDLALLSISTFQRALKEPNQLIRAGALRVLSSIRVKMISPIVMLAIRDASSDMSPYVRKTAAHAIPKLYSLDSELKSELVTIIQKLLADKTVLVIGSAVMAFTEVCPERVDLIHQVYRKLCALLVDVDEWGQVTIVNMLTRYARSQFADPNLNATEENDKAFYDSGSDASEKTVPVSLDPDHRLLLRSTRPLLQSRNAAVVMAVAQLYHHASPKSESPLASKALVRLLRSHAEVQSVVLNSIASISSRNKAMFEPYLKSFFVRTSDYTTVKLLKLEILTNLTTDSNVSVILRELQTYISNSDKNFVAATIQAIGRCACSISEVTDSCLNGLVSLLSNRDEAVVAESVVVIKRLLQTQAADPKEIITHMARLLDSITVAQARAAILWLLGEHSKKVPKIAPDVLRKLAKTFSDEHDIVKLQVMNLAVKLSITNPEQTMLLSQYILNLARYDQNYDIRDRARFLKQFIPPGENNFFAKHSSNIFLANKPAPLLQSQFDQEELQLGSLSHYIKQRATGYEDLPPFPEHPPQTDVRNVEPIAEYNPRQNKNSEKKGVFTWESEASSPAESSSGTSGSESSSSEEESSEEEESSSEEEEEEAEEAKSTKTSSSEESSSEESSSESSDDNPQPNYKAKPQNTPAEKTQKSNLDLLLDLEGDDGVSCAPVMTPSLGGFLSPSVPSEPSTTMHVVQPSFVNTKPVELLNRLNGKGLSATYRFTRCPHLYSPSMTNINVLFTNTGNEDVTNIRLGKKNLAAGMSVHDFACITRLPPNCSLPATLGIDFNDTTQPANFEITSSLGNFNVCIKPSIGELLRPLTMSSSLFLEKQSKLKGMNEHTSNLSNCKGNIVERINEITNLGQCQTDSDVFRFAGQTLTSSSLTLLTVSRKDEDQPYTLTVNCENTIFGSVLLNELLHSLVT from the exons atgCTGACACCCACTTCCCACAACATGTCAAACAATGGATCATATTCTAATGACCGTAGTAGCAGTATCGAGCCGGAATATGCTGTGGATCCAGCTTTGGGAGGATTTTTTCACTCggattttaaaaa ACACGATGATCTCAAAGAAATGCTGGATTCCAATAAAGATAGCCTTAAATTGGAGGCAATGAAAAGAATAATTGGG ATGGTTGCAAAAGGTAGAGATGCTTCTGTACTGTTTCCGGCTGTAGTTAAAAATGTTGTCTCCAAAAACATAGAAGTTAAGAAATTGGTTTATGTGTATTTGGAACGTTATGCTGAGGAGCAACAAGACTTGGCTCTCTTATCCATATCAACATTTCAAAGAGCCTTAAAG gaACCCAATCAATTAATTCGTGCCGGTGCTTTAAGAGTATTATCTAGTATAAGGGTGAAAATGATATCTCCAATTGTTATGCTTGCAATTCGTGACGCTTCCTCTGACATGTCCCCTTATGTGAGGAAGACAGCTGCCCATGCAATACCAAAACTATACAG TCTGGATAGTGAATTAAAGTCAGAACTGGTAACaatcattcaaaaattattagctGATAAAACAGTTCTTGTGATAGGATCAGCCGTTATGGCTTTTACTGAGGTGTGTCCGGAAAGGGTCGACTTAATCCACCAGGTTTACCGTAAACTTTGTGCCTTGTTAGTTGACGTAGACGAATGGGGTCAAGTCACTATAGTGAATATGCTTACTAGGTATGCGAGAAGTCAGTTTGCAGACCCCAATCTTAAT GCGACAGAAGAGAACGATAAAGCTTTCTACGACTCAGGCTCGGACGCCTCTGAGAAAACAGTGCCTGTGAGCTTGGACCCGGACCACCGCTTACTGTTGAGGTCGACAAGACCTCTGCTTCAGTCGAGAAACGCCGCGGTTGTAATGGCCGTTGCCCAGCTATACCATCACGCCTCGCCCAAAAGTGAAAGCCCCTTAGCCTCTAAAGCTTTGGTCAGGCTGCTTAGATCGCACGCTGAAGTGCAGAGCGtcgttttaaattctatagcTTCTATCAGTTCGAGGAACAAGGCGATGTTTGAGCCGTACCTGAAGAGTTTCTTCGTCAGGACATCTGATTACACCACAGTCAAGTTACTTAAGCTCGAGATATTGACTAATTTAACGACGGACTCGAATGTGTCCGTTATTTTAAGGGAATTGCAGACTTATATATCTAATAGTGATAAGAATTTTGTTGCTGCCACTATACAAGCCATTGGAAGATGTGCCTGTTCAATATCTGAAGTCACAGACTCGTGCCTTAATGGTTTGGTTTCACTCTTGTCCAATAGAGATG AGGCGGTTGTCGCGGAAAGCGTAGTAGTTATAAAAAGGCTGCTGCAAACTCAAGCAGCGGATCCGAAGGAGATAATCACACACATGGCTAGACTGTTGGATAGTATAACAGTGGCTCAAGCACGAGCTGCTATTTTGTGGTTACTTGGTGAACACTCTAAGAAGGTTCCTAAAATTGCACCGGATGTTCTTAGAAAATTAGCTAAAACGTTTTCCGATGAG CACGATATTGTTAAGTTACAAGTGATGAATTTGGCTGTAAAACTAAGTATAACAAACCCTGAGCAAACTATGTTGTTAAGCCAGTATATCCTTAATCTGGCAAGGTATGAtcaaaattatgatattaggGACAGGGCTAGATTTTTAAAGCAGTTTATTCCACCTggggaaaataatttcttcgCAAAGCACAGCAGTAACATTTTTTTGGCCAACAAACCTGCTCCTTTACTTCAATCACAgtttg ATCAGGAAGAATTACAACTAGGATCTCTGtcacattatataaaacaaagagCGACCGGTTATGAGGATTTGCCACCATTCCCTGAACATCCCCCACAAACTGATGTAAGAAACGTTGAACCAATCGCCGAGTACAATCCAAGACAAAACAAAAACTCT GAAAAGAAGGGGGTATTCACATGGGAAAGTGAAGCCAGTTCCCCGGCTGAAAGCAGTTCAGGTACGTCCGGTAGCGAATCCAGCAGCAGTGAGGAGGAGTCATCCGAAGAAGAGGAGAGTTCCTCAGAAGAAGAGGAGGAAGAAGCAGAAGAAGC TAAGAGCACAAAGACGTCATCAAGCGAAGAGTCGAGCAGCGAGGAGTCGAGTTCGGAGAGCAGCGACGACAATCCACAGCCCAACTACAAGGCCAAACCGCAAAACACCCCGGCGGAGAAGACGCAGAAGTCAAACCTGGACCTATTGCTGGACCTGGAAGGGGACGACGGTGTAAGTTGTGCGCCTGTTATGACGCCCTCTCTTGGGGGTTTTCTGAGCCCCAGCGTGCCCTCTGAGCCGTCCACCACCATGCACGTGGTGCAGCCGTCCTTCGTCAACACCAAACCGGTCGAGTTGCTCAATCGGCTGAACGGCAAAGGGCTGTCCGCCACCTACAGGTTCACCCGGTGTCCCCACTTGTACTCGCCCAGCATGACGAATATTAACGTGTTGTTCACGAATACCGGCAACGAAGACGTCACTAACATCAGGTTGGGGAAGAAGAACTTGGCGGCGGGCATGAGTGTGCACGATTTTGCGTGCATCACGAGGCTGCCTCCCAACTGCTCTCTACCAGCTACTTTAGGGATTGATTTTAATGACACGACACAGCCGGCTAACTTTGAGATAACGTCTTCCTTAG GTAATTTCAATGTTTGTATAAAACCATCAATTGGTGAGCTTTTGAGGCCTTTAACCATGAGCAGTAGTCTATTTTTGGAGAAACAATCTAAGCTGAAAGGTATGAACGAGCATACCTCAAACCTGAGCAACTGTAAAGGAAATATTGTCGAAAGGATTAATGAAATTACCAATTTAGGACAATGTCAAACGGATTCCGACGTTTTTAG ATTTGCAGGACAAACACTGACTTCTTCAAGTTTAACTCTACTCACCGTTTCCCGAAAGGATGAAGATCAACCATATACTCTTACAGTGAATTgtgaaaatactatttttggaTCTGTTCTTCTCAATGAATTGTTACATAGCCTAGTAACGTAA
- the LOC109601629 gene encoding 1,4-alpha-glucan-branching enzyme, with protein sequence MGGKYSKLDPMEIEVPAIQNLLERDPYLKPYEKEIRRRYGCLKDQIELIEEDGGGLDKFTKAYNYYGINVQPDNSVVCREWAPGAKQLFLTGDFNGWNRDSHPYKKLEFGKWELVLPPKSDGTCAIPHLSEIKVVVDTETEGKVDRLSPYATYVVEPPKNEGTIYKQKLWNPPSEQKYVFKNKRVPRPKSLRIYECHVGIATSELKVGSYDNFTDNVLPRIVKQGYNTIQLMAVMEHAYYASFGYQVTSFYAASSRYGTPEELKRLVDRAHELGLVVLLDLVHSHASKNVMDGLNRFDGTDSCFFHSGSRGVHSLWDSRLFNYQEYEVLRFLLSNIRWYLEEYQFDGFRFDGVTSMLYHSRGIGQGFSGSYDDYYNMNVDTEGVVYLMLANHVIHTLYPDAVTIAEDVSGMPGTCRPITEGGLGFDYRLAMAIPDKWIELLKHVSDDNWDIGNIVHTLSNRRWMEPNVAYAESHDQALVGDKTIAFWLMDKEMYTHMSTLSDPSTIIDRGIALHKLIRFLTHGLGGEAYLNFIGNEFGHPEWLDFPRQGNNDSYHYARRQWNLVDDPLLKYKYLNNWDAAMNHCENKYGWLSAAPGYVSWKHQQDKIIAFERANCLFIFNFHPNQSFPDYKIGVELGGEYKIVLNSDDEQFGGYKRVDNSISIFTKPEGYAGRRNSLQVYIPSRTALLLAKVG encoded by the exons ATGGGTGGGAAATACTCCAAATTGGACCCCATGGAGATTGAGGTGCCGGCAATTCAAAACCTCCTGGAACGTGATCCTTATTTGAAGCCATACGAAAAAGAAATACGACGTCG ttacgGCTGCCTGAAAGACCAAATTGAGTTGATCGAAGAAGATGGAGGTGGTTTGGACAAATTTACAAAAGCCTACAATTATTACGGCATCAACGTACAGCCCGACAACTCAGTGGTTTGTAGGGAATGGGCACCCGGAGCAAAACAACTGTTCTTAACAGGAGAtttca atGGCTGGAACCGTGATTCACATCCGTACAAAAAACTAGAATTTGGCAAGTGGGAACTGGTATTGCCTCCAAAAAGTGATGGAACATGTGCAATTCCACACTTATCTGAAATTAAG gtcGTCGTTGACACTGAAACTGAAGGCAAAGTTGATAGACTGTCACCTTATGCCACTTATGTGGTTGAACCACCAAAGAATGAGGGCACCATTTACAAGCAAAAATTATGGAACCCTCCCAGCGAACAA aaatacgttttcaaaaataaacgaGTACCAAGGCCAAAGAGCTTAAGAATTTACGAGTGTCATGTAGGAATAGCAACGTCAGAATTAAAAGTTGGATCCTATGACAACTTCACAGATAATGTTCTTCCTAGGATTGTGAAACAGGGCTACAACACAATCCAATTAATGGCAGTTATGGAACATGCTTATTATGCAAGTTTTGGATATCAG GTGACAAGTTTCTACGCGGCTTCGAGCAGATACGGCACCCCGGAAGAGCTAAAAAGATTGGTAGACAGAGCCCACGAATTGGGACTGGTCGTCCTATTGGACTTGGTTCACTCCCATGCCAGCAAAAATGTAATGGACGGGTTGAACCGCTTCGACGGTACCGACTCGTGCTTCTTCCACTCCGGCTCTAGAGGCGTCCACTCTTTGTGGGATTCTCGTCTGTTTAACTATCAAGAATACGAAGTTTTGAGATTTTTGCTGTCCAATATCCGTTGGTATTTGGAGGAATACCAATTCGATGGGTTTAGATTTGACGGCGTCACTTCTATGTTGTACCATTCAAGAGGTATTGGACAAGGTTTCAGTGGAAGCTATGACGATTACTATAATATGAACGTCGATACTGAGGGCGTTGTTTACTTAATGTTGGCCAACCATGTCATTCACACTTTGTACCCAGATGCTGTCACCATTGCTGAAGACGTCTCTG GTATGCCTGGAACCTGCAGACCAATTACAGAAGGAGGCCTAGGCTTCGATTACCGTTTAGCCATGGCCATCCCAGACAAGTGGATCGAACTCTTAAAGCACGTCTCCGACGACAACTGGGACATAGGCAACATCGTCCACACTCTCTCCAACAGAAGATGGATGGAACCCAACGTAGCTTACGCCGAATCGCACGATCAAGCACTGGTGGGCGACAAAACAATCGCCTTCTGGCTAATGGACAAAGAAATGTACACCCACATGAGCACCTTATCCGACCCCTCGACCATAATAGACAGAGGAATCGCTCTGCACAAGCTCATCAGATTTTTGACCCACGGTTTGGGCGGCGAGGCTTACTTGAACTTCATAGGCAACGAGTTCGGGCATCCGGAGTGGCTGGACTTCCCCCGACAGGGCAACAACGATTCGTATCACTACGCCAGAAGGCAATGGAACTTGGTGGATGATCCGTTGTTGAAGTACAAGTACTTGAACAACTGGGACGCGGCGATGAACCACTGCGAAAACAAGTACGGGTGGTTGAGCGCCGCCCCCGGTTACGTCAGTTGGAAGCACCAACAGGACAAGATTATTGCATTTGAGCGGGCCaattgcttatttattttcaacttcCATCCCAATCAGAGCTTTCCTGATTATAAAATTGGCGTAGAATTAGGTGGGGAATATAAAATCGTCTTGAATTCAGATGATGAACAATTTGGCGGGTACAAAAGGGTCGACAATTCGATTTCTATTTTTACCAAACCTGAGGGCTATGCTGGTAGAAGAAACTCCCTTCAG GTTTATATACCTTCTAGGACTGCTCTTTTGCTAGCAAAAGTcggttaa